A stretch of DNA from Bacteroidota bacterium:
GAAAAGATCAAACTAAAAGAGGGTGCTAAGTCAGTACTAGCGGGAGTTCCCGTGTCTTTACCTGCACTGATAAAGGCATCAAGGATCCAGGATAAAGCAAAAGCAGTTGGGTTTGAATGGGAAAATAAAGACCAGGTATGGCAAAAAGTGGAAGAAGAAATTCAAGAATTTAAAGCTGAATTAAATTCAGGAGATAAGGCAAAAGCGGAGGAGGAATTTGGTGATCTTTTGTTTTCACTTGTCAATTACGCTCGCTTTATTGATATTAATGCTGAGGATGCCCTTGAAAGAACAAATTTGAAATTTATAAAACGATTTAATTATATTGAAGAGCAGGCCAAAAATACAAACCAGAAATTAGAGGAGATGACACTTGAAGAAATGGATAACTTATGGAATGAAGCAAAATTGATTTAAAACGGAAGAAGGAGTTGTTTTTTTGTATTGATGTAAATTTAATAAAGCTGTTTTTAGAATACATAATTAAAACGCTCAATTAAAATTTAATTAAAAACTACTTGTAATTTTGTATGTTCAACTTTAAACTTTAACAAAAATGGCAGTAACCACAGTAACCGACAAAGAATTTACTGAAATTCTTGAGCAAAACTCAAAAGTAATTGTTAAATATTTTGCAGACTGGTGTGGATCCTGCAAATTATTTTCTCCGAAATTTAAGCGGCTGTCCGAAGATGAGCGTTTTAAAGGAATTACTTTTGTAAACGTAAATGCAGAAGAAAATGAACAAGCACGTAAATTTTCTAATGTAGATAGTTTGCCTTTTTTTGCCATTGTAAAAGATGGGAAATTAGTTGAAGGATCAGCAACTTCTAAAGAAGAAAATGTGATTG
This window harbors:
- the mazG gene encoding nucleoside triphosphate pyrophosphohydrolase translates to MITKDMKEKLEAFARLLNIMDELREKCPWDKKQTMESLRHLTIEETYELADAILKNEKQEVKKELGDILLHIVFYARIASETKEFDIADVINSLCEKLIVRHPHIYGNVEALTEEQVKENWEKIKLKEGAKSVLAGVPVSLPALIKASRIQDKAKAVGFEWENKDQVWQKVEEEIQEFKAELNSGDKAKAEEEFGDLLFSLVNYARFIDINAEDALERTNLKFIKRFNYIEEQAKNTNQKLEEMTLEEMDNLWNEAKLI
- a CDS encoding thioredoxin family protein, producing the protein MAVTTVTDKEFTEILEQNSKVIVKYFADWCGSCKLFSPKFKRLSEDERFKGITFVNVNAEENEQARKFSNVDSLPFFAIVKDGKLVEGSATSKEENVIEMLEKLL